A stretch of DNA from Nocardioides sp. Arc9.136:
AGACCGTCGGCCCCGGGCCGACGGCGGCCATGATCGGCTCGAGGATGCTGAGGTCGACGACCTGCCCGCGGCCGGTGGCGTCGCGGTGGCGCAGCGCCATGAGCACGGCCGAGGAGGCGGCGATGCCGCAGATGCTGTCGGCCAGGCCGAACGCCGGCAGCGTCGGCGGGCCGTCCGGCTCACCGGTGGCGGCGGCGAAGCCGCTCATCGCCTCGGCGAGGGTGCCGAAGCCGGCGCGCGAGGAGTACGGCCCGGTCTGCCCGAAGCCGGTCAGCCGGGCGACCACGAGCCCGGGGTTGTCGGCCTGGAGCACGTCGGGGCCGATCCCCCAGCGCTCGAGCGTGCCCGGGCGGAAGTTCTCGACGACGACGTCGGCGGTCGCGGCGAGCCGACGGAAGACCGCGGCGCCGTCGGGGTGCTTGAGGTCGAGGGCGACCGTCCGCTTGTTGCGGCTGATCTCCTTCCACCACAGCGGGACGCCGTCCTTGCTGCGGCCGTGGCCGCGCATGTTGTCGCCGTGGCGGGGGTGCTCGATCTTGACGACGTCGGCGCCGTAGTCGCCCAGGATCTGGCAGCACAGCGGGCCGGCCAGGATCGTCGAGACGTCGAGGACCCGCAGGCCCTCCAGTGGCATCGGCTCTGGCACGCGTCCATCCGTTCCGCTTGCAGAAACATCTGACAGGGCCTCACTCTAACCACATCACCCGCCGGAACAGAAGACTCTGCCGGTCGAATACTCACGATCAGCGGCCAACTTGCGCGCACCGCGAGCCCGAGCGCCCATTGTCGGAACCCCGCGCCCGGCGTACCGTCGCGGGGTGACGACGACAGATGCGTTCCTTCTGGCGGAACAGACGCGATCGGCG
This window harbors:
- a CDS encoding CaiB/BaiF CoA-transferase family protein, with the translated sequence MPLEGLRVLDVSTILAGPLCCQILGDYGADVVKIEHPRHGDNMRGHGRSKDGVPLWWKEISRNKRTVALDLKHPDGAAVFRRLAATADVVVENFRPGTLERWGIGPDVLQADNPGLVVARLTGFGQTGPYSSRAGFGTLAEAMSGFAAATGEPDGPPTLPAFGLADSICGIAASSAVLMALRHRDATGRGQVVDLSILEPIMAAVGPGPTVYQQLGEVPQRQGNRSTNNAPRNTYRTADDRWVAISTSAQRIAERVMELVGHPEVIDEPWFATGAGRAEHVDLLDEMVGGWIAQRDRETVLDAFTEAGAAIAPVYDARDITEDPHVRETEMLVEVDDPDLGPLLQHNVMWRMSETPGRIRFTGRAIGADTDEVLGEVGLDADEIATLKKKEIVR